The genomic interval AGCAGAGAACTCCGGATGGTTGTTTGAGCAGACCTGGAAAGTCGGGCTGAAGCTTTTCGAGTTCAGAGTTGGCCAGCAGGGGATTGTAAAATTCAAGCCCTTTAATCAGAGCATTTGAGATTTTCTCGTAGATTTCCCGTGGGGATAAGGATTTACCGATAGGCATTACAACCGAATAAGTAATCTCTTCGGCGTGAAGAATAGCCCTTCCGCCAGTAGGACGTTTTACCACCTCAATATTATCCAGATGGGCTTTGGCAATATTAATATCCTCAAAACTCTGGTTTGCACCCAGCGAGATACAGTAGGGCTGCCACCTGTAGAGTCTGAAAAATGCTTCGTCAGGTTTGCAGGATTGAGCAAGGTTAAGATCGAAGTCCATGTTAAAGCTTCCGGAAGAACTCCCGGTCTTAATTAACTGCCACTTCATCTTCTAATAACACCGCGGTCGGATCTTTCAATAAAACCGATAATATTCTTTACGAGGGGATGCTCGGAATATTTTTCTTTCAATTCCTCAAGGGCTTTTGAAAAAATCAAACCGGATTGATAAAATATTCTGTAGGCATCTTTTATTGCGTTTATATCATCTTCTGAAAAATTTCTTCTTCGTAAACCGACAATGTTCAGTCCCATGAACCGGGCAGGGAATCCGCTAGTCATACAATACGGCGGAACATCCGAATTAGCCATGGATCCGCCACCCAGCATACAATGCTGACCGATCTTTCCGAACTGATGAACTGCAGAAAGCCCTCCGATTATTACAGTATTCTCAATTTCAACATGACCCGCAATCTGAACGGCATTGGCAATTATTACCCGGTCGCCAACTTTACAATCGTGCGCTACATGAGTATATGCCATTAGTAAACAATTGCTGCCGATATAAGTATTGTGTGTTGCAGTGGTTCCTTTGTGAAGAGCTGCGAATTCCCTTATAACGGTGTCATCACCTATATGAAGAAACGTCTGCTCATTTGCGAATTTAAGATCCTGCGGTAAGTTTGAAACGGAAGCGCCCTGGAAAATTTTTACACGGTTGCCGATTCGAGCGCCGTCGTAAATTACGGCATGCGGCCCGATCTTACAATCGTTCCCTATTTGAACATCATCATGAATAATTGCGTAAGGACCTATTTCAATATTCTCCCCGATCTTAGCTTCGGAGCTTACAATTGCGGTGGGATGGATTTTCGACATAAAATTAGTTCAGATTTTCAGATTTATTTTCTTTATTAATTATAGCTCCCATGAACTCCGCTTCAGCAACAAGAGTATTGTCAACATAAGCAGCGCCTTTAATCGAAAAATATTTGCTCTTTTTGCTTATCACTTCGGCTTCAAGAACTAGCTGATCACCCGGAACAACAGGCTTTCTGAATTTTGCGTTATTTATACTCATAAAATAGACCAAGTGATTAGCGGGGTCAATAAAAGAATTGAGAACAAGAATTCCGCTTACCTGCGCCATTGCTTCAATAATAAGAACGCCGGGCATAATCGGCTGGCCGGGGAAATGACCCTGAAAGAACGGTTCGTTAATAGTAACAGATTTAACACCAACGACACGTTTATCAAGTTCCAGATCGATAATTTTGTCGACCAGCAGGAAAGGGTAACGATGGGGGAGAATCCGCTGGATAGCATTAGCGTCGAACACCACGCCTTCTTTTTTAACGAACTGATATTTCTTAACTAATTTTTTCTGCTGATAAAGGCTTCTGATTTTTTTTGCGAACTCAACATTGGCTTTGTGACCTGGTCGGGCTGCAAGTATCTGAGCTTTAATAGGAACACCTATTAATGCGAGATCACCGATCATATCGAGAAGTTTGTGACGCACAGGTTCATTTCTGAACCTTAGTTTATTGTTGCTTAAGAATCCTTCGTGTGTTACCGAAAGGTCCTCATCGAGGCCTAGTTTTTCTTTAATACTTCTTAAACCTTTTTCATCAATTTCATGATCAACAATAACAACGGCATTATTAAAATTTCCGCCTTTTATTAATCCCTGGTCCGCCAGCATTTCAACTTCACTTAAGAAACAGAAAGTCCTTGCCGGGGCGAATTCGGTAACAAATTCCTTTTCAAGGTCGAACATGCCGGAGTGCTGACTTCCAAGAGCGGGGTTCTGGTAATCGACCATGATGGTAATTCTGTAACTATTCATCGGAAGCGCAACTATATCAACCTGGCGGGCTTCATCGCTGTACATTACGGTTTCGTCAATAACAAGATAATCCTTCGGTGCGTCCTGTGTAACAAATCCCGCAGCCATTATTTTTTCAACGTAGGGCATAGCGCTGCCGTCGCCTATCGGAGGTTCGATTCCATCAAGTTCAATAACCAGATTATCTATTTGCAATCCAACAACAGCCGCAAGGACATGTTCAATAGTATGAACTTTAGCATTGCCCAATCCTAATGTAGTGCCTCTGGAAGTATCGATAACATAATCGGCATTTGCGGGAATTTCAGGCCTTCCGCCAAGATCAGTTCTTACAAATCTGATCCCGTAATTTTCGGGTGCGGGTTTAAAAGTCATTGTACAAGATGTGCCTGTATGCAATCCAACTCCCGAAAGTGAAACTGGATTGGCAATAGTTCTCTGGAGCTCTAACATTATTCTCCCTTTAGTTGATTTATCTCAGAAATTTTCTGTTCCAAAGATGCAATTTTTTCTTCTAATTTCTTAATTTTTTCTGCCATTGCCGGAACGTTCCGCAACTGAGCTTCGAACCGGAGTTGTGTTCCCATCTCCTGAGCCGGTGAACCTCTGAACTTGCCGGCATTATCGATCGACTTAGAAACCCCGGCTTGTGCGCCGATTACAACCTGATCTGCAATTTCAATATGTCCTACAAATCCAGCCTGACCGGCGATCATACAATGTTTACCGATCTTTGTACTTCCGGAAATTCCTGCCTGGGCTGCAATAGCCGTATGTTCTCCAATAACAACATTATGAGCTATCTGAACAAGGTTGTCTATCTTAACTCCTTTCTTTAATAAAGTAGATCCGAAAGCGGCTCTGTCGATTGAAACGTTTGAACCGAGTTCAACATCGTCTTCAATAACAACATTACCTATCTGCGGTACTTTCTCGTATTCGCCTTTAGCATTTGGAATATAACCGAAACCGTCCGAGCCGATAACAGTATTTGAATGGATAATAACATTGTTGCCGATTTGAGAATTCTCCCTGATAGTTACATTCGGATAGATAAGGCAGTTTGAGCCGATTGCAACTTTGTCCATAATAACAGTATTGTGATAGATCATAGAATTGTCGCCGATTTTAGAGCCGGCGGAGATAACAACATTTTTACCGATTCCAACATTCTTCCCGACAGATACAGACGGATCAATTGAAGCAGACGGATCAATTCCGTTAATAATGAAAGCCGGTTTTAAGAATGTAATTATGAATTTGTGGAGTGCGACATTCGGATTCTTTACTTCGATGTAGCTGAGATCGGTTCTTGATTTCTTGAACTCGGGGGAGATTAAAACAGCCGAGGCTTTCGTAGTACTTAAATACTTTTCGTAGGGTTTTAGGTAGAGAAAAGTAATATCGCCTTCTTTCGCCTCTTCAATTTTGGCGATATTGGAGACTTCGAGTTCAGGATTGCCAATAACAATACCGCCGACAAAGTCGGCGGCATCTTTCAGTTTTATTTTCATAAAAACTCATTTAAGTTTTTCGAGGACTAATTTTGTAACATCATATTCTTCTTTGGCAAACAGAAAGATCATATCCCCGCTTCTGTCGAATATAAAATCGTATTCATTTTCTTTTGCAACTTCCTGAATAACGTTAAATATTCGGTTCTGAATCGGTTTCATCAATTCTTCCTGTTTTCTGAAGAGTTCCCCCTGAACGCCGAATTTATCCTGTCTGTATTTTGATATCTGGTCTTCAATCTGAACAAGCTCTTTTTCAATTTCAATTCTCTTTTGCTCGCTTAGTATCAGTTTCCGTTTTTCATAATCGTCGTACCTGGCTTTCCAGTCGGACTCCATTTTGGAAAGTTCTTCCTGCCATTCTTTGATGATGGCATCTAGTTTTTTCTGTGTATCCTGGGCTTCGGGAAGCTGTTTCATAATAGTATCGCTATCAACGTAGCCGATCTTCGGTTGTGCAATTGATACGGAAGCCATAATAAGTATTGCAGATAAGATAAATCCGATTTGTTTCATAATAAAATTCCGTTAAAAATTATTTTCCTCTTTTAAGGCGGTCAAGCACCTTAAATGTAATGTCGAACTGGGAATCGGCATAAAGAACTACCACTTCGCCTGCCTTATCGAGAACATAATGCATATTTTCCTCTTTTGCAATTTCGTCAATTGCTTTAAAGATTTTTTCTTTAACCGGTGCAAGGAGTGATTCCTGGCGTACGAAATACTCGCCGTTAGGCTGCCCGAATTTCTGGTCTCTGTATTTTTGAAGTTCCTGTTCTTTTTCAACAATTTTAGTCTGAGCTTCGCGCTGTTGTTCAGGTTTCATTGTTGAAGCCTGTTTCTGATAATCGGCGTATGCATTCTGCAGAACCGTTCCCATACTATCAGCTTCCTTTCTCCACTTGGCAACAAATCCTTCAAGGTCGCTCTTTGCTTTTATAGCTTCGGAAAACTGGGTCATAATAATTTCCGAATCGACATATCCAACTTTTAAATTAACAGGCTGCTGTGTTTGAGCAAATACAGAAACAGCAGAAATCAACAGTAATACGAAAATAGTTTTTTTCACTTTTTACCTCTTTAATGATTTATAATGTTAAAATCCTTTACCGAACTGGAAATGGAAAATCCACTGAGGATCCTGACCGTCAACACTTCTGCGGTCGAATCCGTAACCATAATCGAATCCAAGTAATCCGATCGGATTTATTAAAATTCTTGCGCCAACGCCAATTGAACGCTTCAGATTGAATAAATCTGTCTGTTTGATATCGAAATATACGTTACCAGCTTCTGCAAATGCCAATAAATAAATCGGAATGGGATCGAGGGCAAGAGCTCCTCTGATTTCGAAAGTATACTTTGCCATAACACGGCTTCCGAATACTGTACCGGAAGCATCCCTGTTACCGAGACTTCTATCGTCGTATCCTCGAAGAGGTGTAGTAGCAATGATCATCCCGTTTCCACCCATGTAATAGAACTCGAAAGGCTGAATAGGAGTCCCTTTCTTCAATTCGTGAATATATCCGAGATCTACGCTGGAGTAGAGAACAATTCTGTTCGTATTGAATATCGGTTTGTACCATTCGCTTTTGAAATCCACTTTGAGATAATCGACGTTACCGGGAAGAAATCCGCCAGATAATTCACCGCTCAGCGATACTTTGGATCCGCGGGATGGGAAGATAGGATTGTCTATATCAACACGCGCAATAGTTGCGCCGACTGTAAATTGTCTTGTTATTCCTTCTGAATAATATCCGAGACCGTCTATAACATCATTATACTGAAATCTTGTTAAACCCTGCACATAGAAAAAGTCGTCGGGCCATGTTAATCTTCTTCCTCCTCTAAGTGTAATACCGGACTGACGGAGGTCGTATACATACCTTTGCCGAGTATCAAAAAGGTCGAATCCAACGGAAGTTGGTGTATCCAGGAACCAGGGCTCAGTGAACCCGAGTGAAAAGGTCCTGTAAAAGTTGCCAACACCAAACTGCCAGCTGAAATTGAGTACCTGTCCGCCACCCATTTTGAAAGGTTCGGTAATGGAGAAATTTGTAAGTGTAAAACCGATAGCACCGCTGAACCCGAATGCACCGCTGTATCCAACGGAAGCATTCAGATAATCGCTAGATTTCTCCTCAACTTTATAGATAATGTTTACAGTACTATCGTTAGCGGGTCGGTAATCAACACCTGATTTATAAAGATTTTCCACATTGAAAAATTGCAGGTTGGCAAGCTGCTGAATGCTCCTGAGTATATAACTCCTGCTGAAATAGCTCCCGGGAATCGTATATAACTCGCGGCGTATCACCTTGTCCATAGTCTTTACATTGCCTTGGATATCAACACGTCCGACTTTAAATCTGTTATTCTCATTTACTCTTATAATAATGTCGAGCGAGTCTGCCCCTACTTTTTCTTCTCTCGGTTCCAGGCTGAATCCTAAATAACCGTTGTCCTGATAGAGTGAAGAAGCATCGGATTGTCTTTCATTGTAATAGAGATTCTGATTGAATTTTTCAAAATCGAAAACATCGCCTTTGGAGAATTCAAGCCGCTCGGTTAACATATCGTCTGTATAAACTGTATTACCTTCCCAGATTATATTTCTGATTTTGTACTGAACGCCCTCGTAAATATTAATCACAAGATCGAGGTACTTCTTATCATCGGAAATAATTATTGTATCGCCGAGAATAGCGAAATCGCGGTAACCGTTCTTCCTGTAAAATTTTGTAAGCAATTCCTGATCTTTTTCATAATCGGATTTCTTAAAGTTGGGGGAAGACCAGAATTTCCACCATCTGTCCTCCTTGGTTTCGTCGAATTCACTCTTCAGGTCGTCATCTTCGAAAGCTTCATTGCCGTTGAATGTGATGCTTCTAATAATTACTTCATCTCCTTCAGTGATATCGAACATTACAAGAGTGCGTTCTTTAACCCGGTCGATCGAATTAATTGATGTTGCTTTATCTCGTTCAATTTCAGTCTGGTATTCCTGGGCAAGGTTTTTTTCGTTTCTCCAGGTGATAAGAATATCATCTTCGGTAGTATCGGTTCTGAAAAAACTATAGTATTGAATATCTATCTTTGCGTTTAGATATCCTTCGTCTTCATACTTGTCGAGGAATTTATTCCGGATTTTCGCAACTTCCTGCGGCTTAAGAGTTTGTCCGCGCACAATCGTGAGCATTTTTTCAACGTCGCTATCGCTTATTTCATCATTACCTTGAATAACAAACTGTTCGAGTCGTGGATATTCCTTAACGACGAGTTTAAGAAATATTCCGTCATCAATTTTTTTATCGATCAAAATCTGAACATCTTCGAATATTCCGAGATTCCATAATCGTTTAATGGCGTTATTAGTCTGATCTCCCGGCATATCAATTTCATCGCCAACTTTGAGCCCGGTATTAGCAATAATGGTGTTCGCATCGGCAGTTTTGTTTCCTGAAACAGTGATGCCGAGAATTTTATAATTTACTTTTTGTATTTGCGGGTAAACAACAACAGTTGCAAAAAACAATAAAATAATGGTGAACTTAGGCCAGCTGTTTTGAGTGAGTATTTGCATTATTAATTTTTTTTCCCAGGTTGTCCGATAATTGTTCGCTTACTAATCCGAACCGCCGTTCTCTTTTCTGGTAATTTTTTACTGCTTCGATCAGATGTTTCGACCTGAATTCAGGCCAGAGTGTATCCGAAACAAAGATCTCTGAATAAGCGATCTGCCATAATAAAAAATTGCTGATTCTAAATTCTCCGCCGCTTCTAATAAGCAGATCGGGATCGGGCATGCCCGATGTTGTAAGAGATTTAGATATCAGTTCTTCCGAAACTTCATCGCTCTTTAAATTACCTGCAGCGGC from Melioribacteraceae bacterium carries:
- the lpxA gene encoding acyl-ACP--UDP-N-acetylglucosamine O-acyltransferase — translated: MSKIHPTAIVSSEAKIGENIEIGPYAIIHDDVQIGNDCKIGPHAVIYDGARIGNRVKIFQGASVSNLPQDLKFANEQTFLHIGDDTVIREFAALHKGTTATHNTYIGSNCLLMAYTHVAHDCKVGDRVIIANAVQIAGHVEIENTVIIGGLSAVHQFGKIGQHCMLGGGSMANSDVPPYCMTSGFPARFMGLNIVGLRRRNFSEDDINAIKDAYRIFYQSGLIFSKALEELKEKYSEHPLVKNIIGFIERSDRGVIRR
- the bamA gene encoding outer membrane protein assembly factor BamA, which produces MQILTQNSWPKFTIILLFFATVVVYPQIQKVNYKILGITVSGNKTADANTIIANTGLKVGDEIDMPGDQTNNAIKRLWNLGIFEDVQILIDKKIDDGIFLKLVVKEYPRLEQFVIQGNDEISDSDVEKMLTIVRGQTLKPQEVAKIRNKFLDKYEDEGYLNAKIDIQYYSFFRTDTTEDDILITWRNEKNLAQEYQTEIERDKATSINSIDRVKERTLVMFDITEGDEVIIRSITFNGNEAFEDDDLKSEFDETKEDRWWKFWSSPNFKKSDYEKDQELLTKFYRKNGYRDFAILGDTIIISDDKKYLDLVINIYEGVQYKIRNIIWEGNTVYTDDMLTERLEFSKGDVFDFEKFNQNLYYNERQSDASSLYQDNGYLGFSLEPREEKVGADSLDIIIRVNENNRFKVGRVDIQGNVKTMDKVIRRELYTIPGSYFSRSYILRSIQQLANLQFFNVENLYKSGVDYRPANDSTVNIIYKVEEKSSDYLNASVGYSGAFGFSGAIGFTLTNFSITEPFKMGGGQVLNFSWQFGVGNFYRTFSLGFTEPWFLDTPTSVGFDLFDTRQRYVYDLRQSGITLRGGRRLTWPDDFFYVQGLTRFQYNDVIDGLGYYSEGITRQFTVGATIARVDIDNPIFPSRGSKVSLSGELSGGFLPGNVDYLKVDFKSEWYKPIFNTNRIVLYSSVDLGYIHELKKGTPIQPFEFYYMGGNGMIIATTPLRGYDDRSLGNRDASGTVFGSRVMAKYTFEIRGALALDPIPIYLLAFAEAGNVYFDIKQTDLFNLKRSIGVGARILINPIGLLGFDYGYGFDRRSVDGQDPQWIFHFQFGKGF
- a CDS encoding OmpH family outer membrane protein; the protein is MKQIGFILSAILIMASVSIAQPKIGYVDSDTIMKQLPEAQDTQKKLDAIIKEWQEELSKMESDWKARYDDYEKRKLILSEQKRIEIEKELVQIEDQISKYRQDKFGVQGELFRKQEELMKPIQNRIFNVIQEVAKENEYDFIFDRSGDMIFLFAKEEYDVTKLVLEKLK
- a CDS encoding OmpH family outer membrane protein, producing the protein MKKTIFVLLLISAVSVFAQTQQPVNLKVGYVDSEIIMTQFSEAIKAKSDLEGFVAKWRKEADSMGTVLQNAYADYQKQASTMKPEQQREAQTKIVEKEQELQKYRDQKFGQPNGEYFVRQESLLAPVKEKIFKAIDEIAKEENMHYVLDKAGEVVVLYADSQFDITFKVLDRLKRGK
- the lpxD gene encoding UDP-3-O-(3-hydroxymyristoyl)glucosamine N-acyltransferase, translated to MKIKLKDAADFVGGIVIGNPELEVSNIAKIEEAKEGDITFLYLKPYEKYLSTTKASAVLISPEFKKSRTDLSYIEVKNPNVALHKFIITFLKPAFIINGIDPSASIDPSVSVGKNVGIGKNVVISAGSKIGDNSMIYHNTVIMDKVAIGSNCLIYPNVTIRENSQIGNNVIIHSNTVIGSDGFGYIPNAKGEYEKVPQIGNVVIEDDVELGSNVSIDRAAFGSTLLKKGVKIDNLVQIAHNVVIGEHTAIAAQAGISGSTKIGKHCMIAGQAGFVGHIEIADQVVIGAQAGVSKSIDNAGKFRGSPAQEMGTQLRFEAQLRNVPAMAEKIKKLEEKIASLEQKISEINQLKGE
- a CDS encoding bifunctional UDP-3-O-[3-hydroxymyristoyl] N-acetylglucosamine deacetylase/3-hydroxyacyl-ACP dehydratase; the encoded protein is MLELQRTIANPVSLSGVGLHTGTSCTMTFKPAPENYGIRFVRTDLGGRPEIPANADYVIDTSRGTTLGLGNAKVHTIEHVLAAVVGLQIDNLVIELDGIEPPIGDGSAMPYVEKIMAAGFVTQDAPKDYLVIDETVMYSDEARQVDIVALPMNSYRITIMVDYQNPALGSQHSGMFDLEKEFVTEFAPARTFCFLSEVEMLADQGLIKGGNFNNAVVIVDHEIDEKGLRSIKEKLGLDEDLSVTHEGFLSNNKLRFRNEPVRHKLLDMIGDLALIGVPIKAQILAARPGHKANVEFAKKIRSLYQQKKLVKKYQFVKKEGVVFDANAIQRILPHRYPFLLVDKIIDLELDKRVVGVKSVTINEPFFQGHFPGQPIMPGVLIIEAMAQVSGILVLNSFIDPANHLVYFMSINNAKFRKPVVPGDQLVLEAEVISKKSKYFSIKGAAYVDNTLVAEAEFMGAIINKENKSENLN